The genomic stretch GCCGAGCTCTCAATCAGAATCACACCGGACGGCCAGGTGACGGTGTCGACGGGCGACAATGCCAAGCCGCTGGCGACCGGCATGGCTTCGCTGCGGCAGCGGGCCCGGCTGCCGGCGGCTGCTCCGACCGCGACCCAAGCCGCTCCGAGCGACGCGCCGGACCCGCAGCTAGGCAGCCCGGCAGCGGTTCCCGACAATCAGGACATGGCCAAAGGCCTGCTCGCCGGCCTGGACTGGCTCGACAGTCTCAGCCTGACCGGCCTCGACGGCCAGAATCTCAACGAGATCGGCTTGAAGAACGGCAATCTGATCGTCGACGATCAGCAGCGCGGCAACCGCTGGAACTTCGAGCATATCAGTCTCAGCCTTCGCCGCCCCAGCAATGGCGGGGTGGCGTTGTCGTTCGGCGAGGAGGGCGCCAATGCCTGGTCGCTGCGGGTCGTGGTCGGTCCGCCTTCGGACGGTGTGCGGTCGGTCGAGGTTCATGCCAACCGGGTCTCGACCAAGAACATCCTGCTCGCCCTGCGGATGAAGGACCAGACCTACAGCGCTGATTTTCCGTTGACCGGAGACCTGAAGGGCGAGCTCGGCCGCGACGGCCTGCCGACCTTCTTCCGCGGCAAGGTGGTGGCCGACGCCGGCACGCTGACCGACAGCGACACGCCGAACTATCCGATGACCGTCGATCAGGCGGAAATCAATGTGGAATGGGACGCCAGGCGACGGGTGTTGCTGGCACCGTTCAAAATCATCGCCGGGGCCAACCGCATCACCTTGCTGGCGTCGCTGGAACCGCCAAATGGCGACGTTCCCGATTGGCGGCTGGGCTTCAGCGGCGGAACCATTGTGCTGCCGGATTCAGGCGCCGAGCCGCCGCTCATCTTCAACCGCATCGCGATCAAGCTGCGCTTCGACACCGACCATCGAAAGATCTTGCTGACGCAGGCCAATATCAGCAATGGCGAAATCAGCGTCGCCGGCACCGGCAGCATCGATTATTCCGGCGAGCCCCGGCTGACATTGGGCTTCGCCGGGACGCCGATGTCGGTGTCGGCGTTGAAGCGGATGTGGCCGATTCTGATCGTTCCGGAAGTGCGCGAATGGGTGACCGAGCGGATCTCGAAGGGATCGATTCAGAGCATCGATATCGCGGTCAATTCGCCGACCAAGAATCTATCGCGCCGCGGTCCGCCGATCCCCGATGATGGCCTGCTGGTCAACATCATCGGCACCGGCGCCGTGCTGCGGCCGGTCGACGGCATGCCGTTGGTGCGCGATGCCGATCTGCGCGCGCGGGTCACCGGCCGCACCGCCACGGTGACGATCGGCCAGGCCACGGTCGATACGCCGACCGGCCGCAAGCTCTCGCTGTCCGATATTGTCTTCGAGGTGCCCGATATGGCGCCGAAGCCGTCGCCGGCGCGGGTCAAGTTTCGCCTCGACGGCACGGTCCCCGCGGTTGCAGAGATCCTCTCCTCGGATCGGCTGAGCGAATTCAGCGCGATGCCGATCAATCCCGACACCAGCAAAGGAACGGTGTCGGCGCAGATTGCGCTGGGGATGCCGATCCAGCGTGAATTGACCAAGGAAGACACCACCTATTCGGTCAACGCCGAACTCAGCGGCTTCTCCGCCGACAAGCTGGTCATGAACCAGAAGCTCGAAGCCAGCAGCCTGAAGGTGACCGCCAACAATCAGGGCTATCAGGTCAAGGGCGACGTCAAGATCAACGGCCAGGCCGCGACGCTCGACTATCGCAAGCCGACCACTGGCGACGCCGATGTCAAATTGCAGGCCACGCTCGACGATGCCAGCCGCGCTCGGCTCGGATTCGATCTCGGCCCCGCCGTCACCGGTGCTATCCCGATCAAGCTGACCGGCAAGATCGGCAGCGCGGACCACGACAGCCAGCTCGGCATCGACGCCGACCTGACCGCGCTGAAGCTCGACAACCTGCTGCCGGGCTGGACCAAGCTGCCCGGCAAGTCCAGCCACGCGGTGTTCAACGTGGTTCAGAAAGAGCAATCGACCCGCTTCGAAGATATCGTGATCGAAGGCGGCGGCGCGCTGATCAAGGGCTCGCTCGAGGTTGATCAGAACAGCGATCTGCTGAACGCCAATTTCCCGACCTATTCGCCATCGGAGGGCGACAAGGCGACGTTGAAGGCGGAGCGCGACAAGGACGGTGTTCTCAAGGTCACGATGCGCGGCGACGTATTCGACGGCCGCGGCTTCATCAAGTCGGCGATGTCGAGCAAGGAAGCCGACAGCAAGAGCAAGGCCAAGAGCATCGACATCGACCTCGATCTCAAGCTCGGCGCGGTGGCTGGATTCTTTGGCGAAGCCGTGCGCGGCGTCGACGTCAAATTGTCACGGCGCAATGGGGCGATCCGCAGCTTCGCGCTGAGCGGAAAACTCGGACGTGACACGCCACTGACCGGCGATATTCGCGGCCGCGCCCAAGGCCGCGAGGTGATCTATCTGGAAACCAATGATGCCGGCGCGTTTTTCCGCTTCACCGATACCTACGGCAAGATTTATGGCGGCCACCTCGCGCTGGCGATGGATGTGCCGACCGCGGAGCCGCGGCAGAAAGAGGGGCTGATCAACGTTCGCGATTTCACCGTCAGGGGCGAATCGGCATTGGACCGGGTCGCCGCCAATAACGCCGCCACCGGGCAATCCGGATTGGGCTTCTCGCGGCTGCGCGCCGAGTTCACCCGCCAGAACGGCTTGCTCACGATCCGCGAAGGCGTGGTGAAAGGCCCGACGATCGGCGCCACGATCGAGGGCAGCATCGACTATCCCGCGAACGAGGTGCGGATGAGCGGCACCCTGATTCCGATGTATGGGCTCAACAATATCTTTGGCCAGATCCCGATCGTCGGCCTGTTCCTCGGCGGCGGCAGCAATGAGGGACTGATCGGGGTGACCTATGAGGTGATCGGCACGCCCGGCAAGCCAGTGTTGCGCGTCAATCCGATCTCCGCGATGGCGCCCGGCGTGCTGCGCAAGATCTTCGAGTTCGGCACCGGCAAACAGAACAACGGCGACTTCCCGGTGCCGAACAACTGACCTTGCGCCGATCCGCAATGACGCAGGACGCGATTACGCCTTGCCGCGCAACCACGGCACCATGCGGCCGAGCGTGGAGTCGTGGCGGATATAATGGTGCCACAGCGCCGCGACGACATGGACGCCGACCAGCGCGACGGTGACCCAGAACAGCGTTTCATGGGTCTCGTGCAGCAGTCCCGCGAGCGACTTGTTCGGCGCGAACAGCGGCGGAATGCCGAGCAAAGTGACGCCGCGCCCGGCGCTCAGCACCATGCCGAGGCCGGTGGCCGGCACCGCCAGCAGCAGCAGATAGAGCAGGCCGTGGCTGATCCTTGCGAGAACATCGGTCAGGCGCGAGGTCGGCACCAGATCCGGCGCGCCGTGCACCTTGTTCCAGAAGATCCGTAGCAAAGCGAGGCCGAGCACGACCGTGCCGATCGCCTTGTGCCAATCCATCGCCGTGCCGCGCATGGGATCGGTCTTGTCCAGACTTCCTGCGTAGTTCACCAGCGCGAACAACGCGATGATGGCAAAGAAGATCACCCAATGCAGAGCCACGGCGAAAGCGCCGTATTCGCTGGGGTGTTTGCCGGCAGAATCGATGGTGGTTGTCGTCATGGGATCTCCAGAAGGTATTGAGTTCATGATCCGCCAAAGCGCCAGCGGTTTGGCGGCCGATCATGCCCCGTCGTCACCGACGAGGGTGTGATCCGGCGCAAACCGCGCAACACATTTTGCTGATCGGGCTGCCCCCGGGGCTCTATGCCACGGGCGAATCTCGCTGTCATGACAGATGGCTGCTCATGCGTCGCAGCTGCGCGGACTAATTGTCGCTGGCGCAGAGCCAAGTACCACCACGGCGGGATCGATCAGCCGCTCAGCGGTCGGACCACCGGATGAAATCCTGTGCCGGCTGCTGCGCGGTGATGCCGGCGGCCTGCAGCGTTCGAGGTATTTGCCGCGTTCGGCTCGTGATGCCCCGGGGCATCACGAGCCGAACGATGGGACGCGGTATCGCAGCCGCGGCCGGTGCGATCGCTTGCGCGCCGGTTCGCTCAGGCGGCGCGGACACCGGCCAGGAAGGTGGTGACTTCACCCGCCAGCTGCTCGGCCTGTTTCGACAGGCTGGAGGCCGACGTCAGCACCAGATCGGCGGCGCCACCGGTTTCGTTGGCGGCGGCGCTGACTCCGCCGATATTGGTGGTGACGTCCTGGGTGGCCTGCGCAGTCTGGGTGACGTTGCGGGCGATTTCCGAGGTGGCCGCACCTTGTTGCTCGATCGCGGCTGCGATGGTGGCGGAGATCGCACTGATCTCCTCGATAGTGGTGGTGATCCCCTTGATCGCATCGACGGCCTCGTTGGTGGCGGTCTGGATCTGCGAGATGCGGTTGCCGATCTCCTTGGTGGCTTCGGCGGTCTGCCCGGCGAGGCTTTTGACTTCCGACGCAACCACCGCGAAGCCGCGGCCGGCGTCGCCGGCGCGAGCCGCCTCGATCGTGGCATTGAGCGCGAGCAGATTGGTCTGGCCGGCAATGCTCGATATCAATTCCGCGACGTGCTCGATCTGTTGCGCGCCGTCGGCCAGCGCACGCACGATGCTGTCGGTGCGGCGCGCGCTGGCGACGGCGTGGTCGCTGATCTTGGCGGATTGCGCCACCTGGCGGCTGATCTCGGTAATCGACGAGGTCAGCTCCTCGGCGGCGGAGGCCACCGTCTGCACCCGGTTGCTGGCCTCGTTCGCGGCCGAGGCAACCACGGTCGCTTGCTGGTTGGTCCGATCGGCGGTGCTGCTCATCGATTGCGCCGTCGCCTCCAACTCGGTCGATCCTGAGGCCATCAGCGCAACCAATTGTCCGACCGAGGCGTCGAAACGCTCCGCCAGCGCGATCAGCGCGTCACGTTTTTCAGCTTCGCTGCGCTGTTTCAAGGCTGCCTGTTCGGTCTCGAGCGTGCGCGCGGTCATTGCGGTCTGCCGCAGCATCTCCAGCGTTTCGGCCATGCGGCCGATTTCATCGCCCCGATCGGTCTCGCCGACCGGCTCGTCGAGCGAGCCGGTCGCGATCGACTGCATCCGGGCCTGCTGGCGTTTCAGCGCGCCCAGCACGTCGCGGGCGATCAGCCAGGACAACAGCCCCACCAGCGCCAACACCGCGGCGCCGACCGCGGCCAAGCGAAGCGTCAGCGCGCGGACGTCGGCGTCGAGATCGTCGACATAGAGGCCGGCGGCGACGGCGATATCCCAGGGCTGGAAGACGCGGGCGAACACCAGCTTCTCAATGGGCGTGGTCTGGCCGGGGCGAGGCCACAGATAGGTCGCGGTGCCGCCCTCGGCATTCGCACGGGCGGCGTTGACGATTGCTCTGGTGACCTCGACGCCGTTGGAATCTTTTGTGCCGGTGATCTTGCCTTCGAGTTTCGAATTGGATGCATTCATCATCACTTCGAGATTCGACACACGGTAAGCGGCTGGATAGCCATGTCCGTCGCTGAATCTCATGCCGGCGGCGCGGGTGCGAAACGTCGTCTCCGCCTCGGCCCGGGTCAGCTTGCCGGCGAGGACCTCGTTATGCAGCGATTGCGCGATGCCGGTGACGATGTCCACCGCCGTTCGCAACTCCGCCGTCCGATCATGCAACATGCGCTTCTGGCTGACCGAGGCGGCCACTGCGACAACGGCGCAGACCGCCACGGCTGTCAGCGCCACCATGGCGGAAATCTTGGTGCGGATCGTGAGTTGACTGAGGAGGTTCATCTTTTCTTTCCGATTTACGGCAGCAATTGCTGGAGTTTCTTATTGGTTCACCCGATGGTGGTGAAGATCATCATCAATTTTGCGCTTGTCGTCAGGCCGACGCGGTCGCGTCGACCACAATGCGGCCGGAGCGGCCACTGGCGCTGGCGCGCCGATTGAGACGCGCAAGCCGGCCAGCCGGTCCGATGCCGGCGGGAAGTTGGTGATCTCTGAACCGTCGGCGGAACGTTGCGGGCAATTGCAGAGATGGGCGCACCGATCGCTCGGCCGCCGTCGTGGTGGCGTGGCGCTCATCGCTCCGATGATGGCCACTCTCGTCTCGACCGCGTCCAGGAGATGCCGTCGGGATCGGGGCGACGCGGTTGCGGGACAACCGCGCCGTCAAGCTTGGTGGGGATGGTCAATCGACTGAGATGGCTCATGTTGGCCCCCTGGCAGGAACCGCAACAATAAGCACCTAGTGATACTACTTAATCGTGAAGATTCATCTTCAAACGCAAAGCTTTGCACGCCACCGCCGACCAGCAACGGAATCCTGTCGGTCGCCCGGCGGGTCAGGGTGCCCGGATCGAGCGGCGGCCATTGCCCGGCTCGGGCTCAAACCTCGATCGAGCCCGATTTGACCAATCTCGTTGCGCGAATAGTCCTATGCAGGCTGGTCGCAGTCATGACGCCAGGGCGCGAATGCGCCGTAGCCGCAAAGACTATTGTCGCTGGCGCAGCGCCGGCACCACCAGGAAGGGGATCATGCCGAGCAGCACGGCCACCAGCGCGAAGGCAAGTACAAGGTCGTAGCTGTTGGTCATATCATGGATCAGCCCGCCACACCACGAGCCCAGCGCCGATCCCAATCCGCTGCCGATCGAGATCGTGCCGTAGATGGTGCCGACCCGCTCGCCGCGGAAGATCGACATCGCGGTGGCGGTGATCAGCGGCCCGCGCGAGCCGATCATGCTGCCGAAGCAGACCACGAAGCCGGTCAGCATCCAGATGTTCGGATACCACTTCACCAGCCACAGCATGGCAATGCCGGTGATCGACAGCGCGTAACTGACCAGGATCGAGGGCCGGCGGCCGATCACGCCGTCGAGCCAGCTCACGCCCAACATCCCGATCACCAGCACCACGCCGGAAAAGCCCCAGGCGGTGGCCGCCTGCAGGGGCGGAAATCCGGCATCGACCAGATAGGCGACGACCTGCGCCGAGATCGCGTACATGCCGATTGCGGTGAAGAAGAAGGTCGAGAACAGCGCCCAGAAGGCGTGGTGCCGCATCGCGGC from Rhodopseudomonas sp. BAL398 encodes the following:
- a CDS encoding DUF3971 domain-containing protein codes for the protein MPPERRDLRSGMQFILDDSACELRAHREAMISKESSQAHEPHASPQGSDWDGAGWDHDHDHEAVHRARRLLSGSRGNLHRVEDFVLAMRRWLAGERWLRRITIAVLVLGFVFSACFAGLWWRLGAGPINVDMATPWLAAAIEENIGHGNTVEVGGTQIERAGRIRVAVRIRDIVVRDSDHVIVASAPKAEVRLSGKALLMGRLRAESLKLVDAELSIRITPDGQVTVSTGDNAKPLATGMASLRQRARLPAAAPTATQAAPSDAPDPQLGSPAAVPDNQDMAKGLLAGLDWLDSLSLTGLDGQNLNEIGLKNGNLIVDDQQRGNRWNFEHISLSLRRPSNGGVALSFGEEGANAWSLRVVVGPPSDGVRSVEVHANRVSTKNILLALRMKDQTYSADFPLTGDLKGELGRDGLPTFFRGKVVADAGTLTDSDTPNYPMTVDQAEINVEWDARRRVLLAPFKIIAGANRITLLASLEPPNGDVPDWRLGFSGGTIVLPDSGAEPPLIFNRIAIKLRFDTDHRKILLTQANISNGEISVAGTGSIDYSGEPRLTLGFAGTPMSVSALKRMWPILIVPEVREWVTERISKGSIQSIDIAVNSPTKNLSRRGPPIPDDGLLVNIIGTGAVLRPVDGMPLVRDADLRARVTGRTATVTIGQATVDTPTGRKLSLSDIVFEVPDMAPKPSPARVKFRLDGTVPAVAEILSSDRLSEFSAMPINPDTSKGTVSAQIALGMPIQRELTKEDTTYSVNAELSGFSADKLVMNQKLEASSLKVTANNQGYQVKGDVKINGQAATLDYRKPTTGDADVKLQATLDDASRARLGFDLGPAVTGAIPIKLTGKIGSADHDSQLGIDADLTALKLDNLLPGWTKLPGKSSHAVFNVVQKEQSTRFEDIVIEGGGALIKGSLEVDQNSDLLNANFPTYSPSEGDKATLKAERDKDGVLKVTMRGDVFDGRGFIKSAMSSKEADSKSKAKSIDIDLDLKLGAVAGFFGEAVRGVDVKLSRRNGAIRSFALSGKLGRDTPLTGDIRGRAQGREVIYLETNDAGAFFRFTDTYGKIYGGHLALAMDVPTAEPRQKEGLINVRDFTVRGESALDRVAANNAATGQSGLGFSRLRAEFTRQNGLLTIREGVVKGPTIGATIEGSIDYPANEVRMSGTLIPMYGLNNIFGQIPIVGLFLGGGSNEGLIGVTYEVIGTPGKPVLRVNPISAMAPGVLRKIFEFGTGKQNNGDFPVPNN
- a CDS encoding cytochrome b, with the protein product MTTTTIDSAGKHPSEYGAFAVALHWVIFFAIIALFALVNYAGSLDKTDPMRGTAMDWHKAIGTVVLGLALLRIFWNKVHGAPDLVPTSRLTDVLARISHGLLYLLLLAVPATGLGMVLSAGRGVTLLGIPPLFAPNKSLAGLLHETHETLFWVTVALVGVHVVAALWHHYIRHDSTLGRMVPWLRGKA
- a CDS encoding methyl-accepting chemotaxis protein is translated as MNLLSQLTIRTKISAMVALTAVAVCAVVAVAASVSQKRMLHDRTAELRTAVDIVTGIAQSLHNEVLAGKLTRAEAETTFRTRAAGMRFSDGHGYPAAYRVSNLEVMMNASNSKLEGKITGTKDSNGVEVTRAIVNAARANAEGGTATYLWPRPGQTTPIEKLVFARVFQPWDIAVAAGLYVDDLDADVRALTLRLAAVGAAVLALVGLLSWLIARDVLGALKRQQARMQSIATGSLDEPVGETDRGDEIGRMAETLEMLRQTAMTARTLETEQAALKQRSEAEKRDALIALAERFDASVGQLVALMASGSTELEATAQSMSSTADRTNQQATVVASAANEASNRVQTVASAAEELTSSITEISRQVAQSAKISDHAVASARRTDSIVRALADGAQQIEHVAELISSIAGQTNLLALNATIEAARAGDAGRGFAVVASEVKSLAGQTAEATKEIGNRISQIQTATNEAVDAIKGITTTIEEISAISATIAAAIEQQGAATSEIARNVTQTAQATQDVTTNIGGVSAAANETGGAADLVLTSASSLSKQAEQLAGEVTTFLAGVRAA